One uncultured Jannaschia sp. DNA segment encodes these proteins:
- a CDS encoding PAS domain-containing protein: MRAAAESPTTTLAPAPRAFDDLLTDACAGTAVVHRDGRILATNEALLEGLGFAPEDDLTGLPFASLWHHGERPSVAAAMRRARAGAEEELSLNLAYLQGETRGCVVTLRPVETAPVLLVQMECD; this comes from the coding sequence ATGCGTGCCGCCGCCGAATCCCCGACCACGACCCTCGCGCCCGCGCCCCGGGCGTTCGACGACCTCCTGACAGACGCGTGTGCGGGGACGGCAGTGGTCCATCGCGACGGGCGCATCCTCGCGACCAACGAGGCGCTGCTGGAGGGGCTGGGCTTCGCGCCCGAGGACGATCTGACCGGCCTGCCCTTCGCCAGTCTCTGGCACCATGGCGAGCGGCCCTCGGTCGCCGCCGCGATGCGCCGCGCGCGGGCCGGGGCCGAGGAGGAGCTGTCGCTGAACCTCGCCTATCTGCAGGGCGAGACGCGGGGCTGCGTCGTTACGCTGCGCCCGGTCGAGACGGCACCCGTCCTTCTGGTGCAGATGGAGTGCGACTGA
- the rpmG gene encoding 50S ribosomal protein L33, which yields MAKPTTIKIRLNSSAGTGHFYVTKKNARTMTEKMVVRKFDPVARKHVEYKEGKIK from the coding sequence ATGGCGAAGCCCACCACGATCAAGATCCGGCTGAATTCCTCTGCCGGCACCGGCCACTTCTACGTGACCAAGAAGAATGCCCGCACCATGACCGAGAAGATGGTCGTGCGGAAGTTCGACCCCGTCGCGCGCAAGCACGTCGAGTACAAGGAAGGCAAGATCAAGTAA
- a CDS encoding GNAT family N-acetyltransferase has product MTYTLRPARPTDRPVVDNLLGAVYPRLLLDDYDDVAVDAILPLIAKANPDLLDSGSYYMLFEHGDLVAVGGWTETAPGDDIPEGTAHVRHFATHPDRLKRGHAGRLMDHVRTKARARGIKRLECLSSLNARPFYSKLGFRDHGVDEAPIAPGITFPVVRMAAQP; this is encoded by the coding sequence ATGACCTACACCCTGCGTCCTGCGCGGCCCACGGACCGGCCCGTCGTCGACAACCTGCTGGGGGCGGTCTATCCGCGCCTGCTGCTCGACGATTACGACGACGTCGCGGTCGACGCGATCCTGCCCCTCATCGCCAAGGCCAATCCCGACCTTCTCGACAGCGGCAGCTATTACATGCTGTTCGAGCACGGTGACCTCGTCGCCGTCGGCGGTTGGACCGAAACGGCCCCGGGCGATGACATTCCCGAGGGCACGGCCCATGTCCGGCATTTCGCGACCCATCCCGATCGGCTGAAGCGGGGCCATGCCGGTCGGCTGATGGACCATGTGCGCACCAAGGCGCGCGCGCGGGGAATCAAGCGGCTGGAATGCCTGTCGTCGCTGAACGCGCGGCCGTTCTATTCCAAGCTGGGGTTCCGGGATCACGGGGTGGACGAGGCGCCGATTGCGCCCGGCATCACCTTCCCGGTCGTGCGGATGGCCGCGCAGCCCTGA
- a CDS encoding DUF1501 domain-containing protein, translating to MIPTRRAFLQGIGCSLAASPFMAPVAFAALPGDARLVVVILRGAMDGLDALQPYGDPDLARLRPGFPIGPDAGALDLNGFHALHPGLADLAPWWDEGDLGFAQAVSTPYRGKRSHFDGQDILEAGTAGEVPPLATRDGWLNRLLQTTPGTHGRTAFAVGRTDMLLLRGAADHASWAPDARLDLAPATADLLLHVYHDDPLFRNAAEDALSLSGSSIDGGGGRQAQTDALFSFAAAQLRQDARIAALSISGWDTHNAQTREITRGLRLLGRGLGTLRADLGPEWDRTVVLCMTEFGRTAAENGTRGTDHGTGGTMILAGGALMGGQVWGDWPGLAEAQLLDRRDLMPTRDVRAYAAWALHGLFGTDRATLSSLVFPGLEMGRDPGLLA from the coding sequence ATGATCCCCACCCGCCGCGCGTTTCTCCAGGGCATCGGATGCTCGCTCGCCGCGTCGCCCTTCATGGCGCCCGTGGCCTTTGCGGCCCTGCCCGGTGACGCCCGTCTCGTCGTCGTCATCCTGCGGGGCGCGATGGACGGGCTCGACGCGCTTCAGCCCTATGGCGACCCGGATCTCGCCCGGCTCCGCCCCGGGTTCCCGATCGGCCCGGATGCGGGCGCTCTCGACCTCAACGGCTTTCACGCGCTCCACCCCGGCCTTGCCGATCTCGCGCCCTGGTGGGACGAAGGCGATCTCGGCTTCGCGCAGGCGGTCAGCACGCCCTATCGCGGCAAGCGCAGCCATTTCGACGGGCAGGACATCCTCGAGGCGGGCACCGCCGGCGAGGTGCCGCCGCTGGCGACCCGCGACGGTTGGCTCAACCGCCTGCTGCAAACCACGCCCGGCACCCATGGCCGCACGGCCTTCGCCGTCGGGCGCACCGACATGCTGCTCCTCCGGGGCGCGGCAGATCACGCGAGCTGGGCGCCCGATGCGCGGCTCGATCTCGCACCCGCGACGGCGGACCTGCTCCTGCATGTCTATCACGACGACCCGCTCTTTCGGAACGCGGCCGAGGATGCGCTCTCGCTCTCGGGCTCGTCCATCGACGGCGGCGGCGGGCGGCAGGCGCAGACCGACGCGCTCTTTTCCTTCGCGGCAGCCCAGCTTCGGCAGGACGCGCGGATCGCCGCCCTCTCGATCAGCGGCTGGGACACGCACAACGCCCAGACGCGCGAGATCACGCGCGGCCTGCGCCTGCTCGGGCGCGGCCTCGGCACGCTGCGCGCCGATCTTGGGCCCGAGTGGGACCGGACGGTCGTGCTCTGCATGACCGAGTTCGGGCGCACAGCGGCCGAGAACGGCACGCGCGGCACCGATCACGGGACCGGCGGCACGATGATCCTGGCTGGCGGCGCGCTGATGGGCGGCCAGGTCTGGGGCGACTGGCCCGGCCTGGCCGAGGCGCAGCTCCTCGATCGCCGCGACCTCATGCCGACGCGCGACGTCCGCGCCTACGCCGCTTGGGCGCTGCACGGTCTCTTCGGGACGGATCGCGCGACGCTCTCGAGCCTCGTCTTTCCGGGGCTCGAGATGGGGCGCGATCCGGGTCTTCTGGCATGA
- a CDS encoding DUF1800 domain-containing protein, translating to MISTLAAIRFGTGRAPDIAAPRDAGDLLLRLSGPDRMAKAWPQPSWEMRAAAALDWIRLRRARRDGGADAFRAAQRAMVVAYHEDLARALARAALTEDGFRERLAWFWADHFAVAGGRGLLRRSVPSYHEAAIRPHLAGSFADLLTAAVTHPAMVIYLDNWGSTGPNSPRGRRSGGNINENLAREVLELHTLGAGAAYRQTDVRQLAELLTGLSITREGDPQFRHNQAEPGAETVLGRSYGGAEPDRGDIDRVLADLAVHPDTARHLSTKLARHFVADTPDPDLVARMTATWTRTGGDLMAVYATMLDHDAAWQPTLAKVRRPMELLAAGLRALGRGRAIMEADVPALRNLANQPLERMGQTWLRPPGPQGWPEAAPEWITPQLLAARLGWAIALPEALGDLPDPRDFVETALGPLADGRLRFAAAAAEERAAGISLVLASPAFNRR from the coding sequence ATGATTTCGACACTTGCCGCCATCCGCTTCGGCACGGGCCGCGCGCCCGACATCGCGGCGCCGCGGGACGCAGGCGACCTCCTGTTGCGCCTGTCCGGGCCCGACCGCATGGCCAAGGCCTGGCCGCAGCCGTCCTGGGAGATGCGGGCCGCCGCGGCACTCGACTGGATTCGCCTGCGCCGCGCGCGCCGCGACGGCGGGGCCGACGCCTTCCGCGCCGCCCAGCGCGCCATGGTCGTCGCCTATCACGAGGATCTTGCCCGCGCGCTGGCCCGCGCCGCCCTGACCGAAGACGGGTTCCGCGAACGGCTGGCCTGGTTCTGGGCCGATCACTTCGCCGTCGCGGGCGGGCGCGGCCTGCTGCGCCGTTCGGTGCCCAGCTATCACGAGGCGGCGATCCGTCCCCATCTCGCCGGGTCATTCGCCGACCTTCTGACCGCCGCCGTGACCCATCCGGCGATGGTGATCTATCTCGACAACTGGGGCTCGACCGGGCCGAACTCGCCGCGCGGCCGCCGCTCGGGCGGCAACATCAACGAGAACCTCGCCCGCGAAGTGCTGGAGCTGCACACGCTGGGCGCGGGCGCGGCCTATAGACAGACCGATGTCCGCCAGCTGGCCGAGCTTCTGACCGGCCTCAGCATCACGCGCGAAGGCGATCCCCAGTTCCGCCACAACCAGGCCGAACCGGGCGCCGAGACCGTTCTCGGACGCAGCTATGGCGGGGCCGAGCCCGACCGGGGCGATATCGACCGCGTGCTGGCCGACCTCGCCGTCCATCCCGACACCGCGCGGCACCTCTCGACCAAGCTCGCGCGGCACTTCGTCGCCGACACGCCCGACCCCGATCTCGTGGCCCGGATGACTGCCACCTGGACGCGGACCGGCGGCGACCTGATGGCGGTCTATGCCACGATGCTCGACCACGACGCCGCGTGGCAGCCGACGCTGGCCAAGGTCCGCCGCCCGATGGAGCTTCTGGCCGCCGGGCTCCGGGCGCTGGGCCGCGGTCGCGCGATCATGGAGGCGGATGTGCCCGCGCTCCGCAACCTCGCCAACCAGCCGCTGGAGCGGATGGGACAGACCTGGCTGCGCCCGCCAGGACCGCAGGGCTGGCCCGAGGCTGCGCCCGAATGGATCACGCCGCAGCTTCTGGCCGCGCGGCTCGGCTGGGCCATCGCACTCCCCGAGGCCTTGGGCGACCTGCCCGACCCGCGCGACTTCGTCGAGACGGCGCTGGGCCCGCTGGCCGACGGGCGCCTGCGCTTTGCCGCCGCCGCCGCCGAGGAGCGGGCGGCGGGCATCTCGCTCGTCCTCGCCTCTCCCGCGTTCAACCGGAGGTGA
- the aspS gene encoding aspartate--tRNA ligase encodes MHAFRTHTCAGLTADNVGETVRLSGWVHRVRDHGGVLFIDLRDHYGMTQLLCDPDSPVFAEVEKVRSEWCIRIDGTVKARDAGLVNPKIPTGEIEVFIRDLEVLGKADELPLMVFGDQEYPEETRLKYRFLDLRREQMQKNMILRSNVVRSIRERMWSKGFNEFQTPIITASSPEGARDFIVPSRLHPGRVYALPQAPQQFKQLLMVSGFDKYYQIAPCFRDEDPRADRSPTDFYQLDMEMSFVSQQDVFDTIQPVIAGLFEEFGGGRTVDADWPLISYRDAALKYGTDKPDLRNPIEMQVVSEHFAGSGFAIFASLLEKDGTEIRAIPAPTGGSRKFCDRMNKFAQEQGLPGMGYIFWRDQGDGLEAAGPLAKNIGPERTEAIRQQLGLGVGDAAFFLGGKPSDFEAVAGRARTVIGDELGLTDKDRFAFAWIVDFPMYEADDDGKIDFSHNPFSMPQGGMEALEGDPLDVLGYQYDLACNGYELVSGAIRNHRPEIMFRAFELAGYGEDEVRKRFGGMVKAFQYGAPPHGGCAAGIDRIVMLLADEANIREVILFPMNQRAEDLMMGAPSEPLPGQLAELGLRRMPTD; translated from the coding sequence ATGCACGCCTTCCGCACCCATACCTGCGCCGGTCTCACCGCCGACAACGTGGGCGAGACCGTCCGCCTCTCCGGCTGGGTGCACCGTGTCCGCGACCATGGCGGCGTGCTTTTCATCGACCTGCGCGACCATTACGGCATGACGCAGCTTCTGTGCGATCCCGACAGCCCGGTCTTCGCCGAGGTCGAGAAGGTTCGCTCGGAATGGTGCATTCGCATCGATGGCACCGTGAAAGCGCGGGATGCGGGCCTCGTGAACCCCAAGATCCCCACGGGCGAGATCGAGGTCTTCATCCGCGACCTCGAGGTGCTGGGGAAGGCCGACGAGCTGCCGCTGATGGTGTTCGGCGACCAGGAATACCCCGAGGAGACGCGCCTCAAGTACCGCTTCCTGGACCTGCGCCGCGAGCAGATGCAGAAGAACATGATCCTGCGCTCGAACGTCGTGCGCTCCATCCGTGAGCGGATGTGGTCGAAGGGCTTCAACGAGTTCCAGACCCCGATCATCACCGCGTCGTCCCCCGAGGGCGCGCGCGACTTCATCGTCCCCTCGCGTCTGCATCCGGGCCGCGTCTACGCGCTGCCGCAGGCGCCGCAGCAGTTCAAGCAGCTCCTGATGGTGTCGGGGTTCGACAAGTACTATCAGATCGCGCCGTGCTTCCGCGACGAGGACCCCCGCGCCGACCGCTCGCCGACCGATTTCTACCAGCTCGACATGGAGATGAGCTTCGTCTCGCAACAGGATGTATTCGATACGATTCAGCCGGTGATCGCGGGGCTCTTCGAAGAGTTCGGCGGCGGGCGCACGGTCGATGCGGACTGGCCACTCATCTCCTACCGCGATGCCGCGCTGAAGTACGGAACGGACAAGCCCGACCTGCGTAACCCGATCGAGATGCAGGTCGTGTCCGAGCATTTCGCGGGCTCCGGCTTCGCCATCTTCGCCTCGCTCCTCGAGAAGGACGGCACCGAGATTCGCGCCATCCCCGCCCCCACGGGCGGGTCGCGCAAGTTCTGCGACCGGATGAACAAGTTCGCCCAGGAGCAGGGCCTGCCGGGCATGGGGTACATCTTCTGGCGTGACCAGGGCGACGGCCTCGAAGCCGCTGGCCCCCTCGCCAAGAACATCGGACCCGAGCGCACGGAGGCGATCCGTCAGCAACTGGGCTTGGGCGTCGGCGACGCGGCCTTCTTCCTGGGCGGCAAGCCCTCGGACTTCGAAGCCGTCGCGGGACGGGCGCGGACGGTAATCGGCGACGAGCTGGGCCTGACGGACAAGGACCGCTTCGCCTTCGCGTGGATCGTCGATTTCCCGATGTACGAGGCCGATGACGACGGCAAGATCGACTTCAGCCACAATCCCTTCTCCATGCCGCAGGGCGGGATGGAGGCGCTGGAGGGCGATCCGCTCGACGTTCTCGGCTATCAGTACGACCTCGCCTGCAACGGCTACGAACTGGTCTCGGGCGCGATCCGGAACCACCGCCCCGAGATCATGTTCCGGGCCTTCGAGCTGGCCGGTTACGGCGAGGACGAGGTCCGCAAGCGCTTCGGCGGCATGGTCAAGGCGTTCCAGTACGGCGCGCCGCCCCATGGCGGCTGTGCGGCCGGGATCGACCGCATCGTCATGCTTCTCGCGGACGAGGCGAATATCCGCGAGGTCATCCTCTTCCCGATGAACCAGCGCGCCGAAGACCTGATGATGGGCGCCCCGTCCGAGCCGCTGCCGGGCCAGCTGGCGGAACTCGGCCTGCGCCGAATGCCGACAGATTGA
- a CDS encoding HAD-IA family hydrolase: MSVSALLFGAIGTLAETTELQRRAYNRAFADADLDWVWDRDSYRKLLLRPGGRARIETYARDAGDPVDAATLHDAKIRHFEALIASEGLAPRDGVVEMIAHCRSESIAVGLATTTDRRQVDAILRALAPEVRAGDFDWIGDRSMVEHPKPSPDIYRRALGDLGVDADHALAIEDTPESAEAAIEAGLDIIGFPGAAAAERPFQPSVLIVETLRPRLLVMGRASGRKLAAQ, encoded by the coding sequence ATGTCTGTTTCAGCCCTGCTCTTCGGCGCGATCGGAACCCTCGCCGAGACCACGGAGCTCCAGCGCCGCGCCTACAACCGTGCATTCGCCGACGCCGACCTCGACTGGGTCTGGGATCGCGACAGCTACCGCAAGCTTCTGCTGCGTCCCGGCGGGCGGGCCCGTATCGAAACCTATGCCCGCGACGCCGGGGACCCGGTCGACGCCGCCACCCTGCATGACGCCAAGATCCGCCATTTCGAGGCTCTCATCGCCAGCGAGGGCCTCGCGCCGCGCGACGGCGTGGTCGAGATGATCGCCCATTGCCGCTCCGAATCCATTGCCGTCGGCCTCGCCACGACGACGGACCGGCGGCAGGTGGACGCCATCCTCCGAGCGCTCGCCCCCGAGGTGCGCGCCGGCGATTTCGACTGGATCGGCGACCGCAGCATGGTCGAGCACCCCAAGCCCTCCCCCGACATCTACCGCCGCGCGCTGGGCGACCTGGGGGTCGACGCGGATCACGCGCTCGCCATCGAGGACACCCCCGAGAGTGCCGAGGCCGCGATCGAGGCCGGTCTCGACATCATCGGTTTCCCCGGCGCCGCCGCCGCGGAGCGGCCCTTCCAGCCCAGCGTCCTCATCGTCGAGACGCTGCGCCCGCGCCTTCTGGTGATGGGACGTGCCTCGGGGCGCAAGCTCGCCGCACAGTGA
- the carB gene encoding carbamoyl-phosphate synthase large subunit: MPKRTDIQSIMIIGAGPIVIGQACEFDYSGAQACKALREEGYRVILVNSNPATIMTDPGLADATYIEPITPEVVAKIIEKERPDALLPTMGGQTGLNTSLALDDMGVLEKFGVELIGAKRAAIEMAEDRKLFREAMDRLGIENPKATIVAAPKTDRGYDIAAGMKTAMDALEEIGLPAIIRPAFTLGGTGGGVAYNRADYERICRTGLEASPMAQILVDESLLGWKEFEMEVVRDKADNAIIVCAIENVDPMGVHTGDSITVAPALTLTDKEYQLMRTHSINVLREIGVETGGSNVQWAVNPADGRMVVIEMNPRVSRSSALASKATGFPIAKIAAKLAVGYTLDELDNDITKVTPASFEPTIDYVVTKIPRFAFEKFPGSEPLLTTAMKSVGEVMAIGRTFHESMQKALASMETGLTGFDEIQLSNDPAAIKAELSRQTPDRIRVIAQAMRHGLSDDDIHAVTRFDPWFLARIREIIDLEAEVRTNGLPVEEDGLRRLKQYGFTDARLATLTGRTEDNVRRARQNLGVVAQFKRIDTCAAEFEAQTPYMYSTYETPVMGEAECESRPTDAKKVVILGGGPNRIGQGIEFDYCCCHACFALSDQGYETIMINCNPETVSTDYDTSDRLYFEPLTFEHVMEILRVEQENGTLHGVIVQFGGQTPLKLANALHDAGIPILGTTPDAIDLAEDRERFSALVRDLGLKQPENAIAHSDAEARLRAEDLGYPLVIRPSYVLGGRAMEIVRDTAQLERYIRDAVVVSGDSPVLLDSYLSGAIEVDVDALSDGTDVHVAGIMQHIEEAGVHSGDSACCLPPHTLPAEVIATIREQTVALARALRVVGLMNVQFAVKDGEVYLIEVNPRASRTVPFVAKAVDSAIASIAARLMAGEPLSNFPLRDPYPADAEIAHVPMGDTMMLSHPDTPWFSVKEAVLPFARFPGVDTLLGPEMRSTGEVMGWDRSFARAFLKAQMGAGVTLPEDGTVFLSIKDADKTDQLVETARLLREMGFDILATEGTAAFLDGHGIASARVNKAYEGGRTVVDVMKDGEVALVMNTTEGAQAVEDSRSMRNVALTSRIPYFTTLSGANAAARAIHAAAEGDVEVRSLQ; encoded by the coding sequence ATGCCCAAGCGGACCGACATCCAGTCGATCATGATCATCGGCGCGGGTCCCATCGTCATCGGGCAGGCCTGCGAGTTCGACTATTCCGGCGCACAAGCGTGCAAGGCGCTGCGCGAGGAAGGCTACCGCGTCATCCTCGTGAACTCGAACCCGGCGACGATCATGACCGATCCGGGCCTCGCGGATGCGACCTATATCGAGCCGATCACGCCCGAGGTCGTGGCCAAGATCATCGAGAAGGAGCGGCCCGACGCCCTGCTTCCCACGATGGGTGGCCAGACCGGCCTGAACACGTCACTCGCGCTCGACGACATGGGCGTCCTGGAGAAGTTCGGCGTCGAGCTGATCGGGGCCAAGCGGGCGGCCATCGAGATGGCCGAGGACCGGAAGCTCTTCCGCGAGGCGATGGACCGGCTGGGAATCGAGAATCCCAAGGCGACGATCGTCGCGGCGCCCAAGACCGATCGCGGCTACGACATCGCCGCCGGCATGAAGACCGCGATGGACGCGCTGGAAGAAATCGGACTGCCCGCGATCATCCGGCCGGCCTTCACGCTGGGCGGGACCGGCGGCGGCGTCGCCTATAACCGAGCCGACTACGAACGGATCTGCCGCACGGGTCTGGAAGCGTCGCCGATGGCCCAGATCCTCGTCGACGAAAGCCTTCTGGGATGGAAGGAATTCGAGATGGAGGTGGTCCGCGACAAGGCGGACAACGCCATCATCGTCTGCGCCATCGAGAACGTGGACCCGATGGGCGTCCATACGGGCGACTCGATCACCGTGGCGCCCGCGCTGACGCTGACGGACAAGGAATACCAGTTGATGCGCACCCATAGCATCAACGTCCTGCGCGAGATCGGGGTCGAGACCGGCGGATCGAACGTGCAATGGGCCGTGAACCCCGCCGATGGCCGCATGGTCGTGATCGAAATGAACCCGCGGGTGTCGCGCTCCTCGGCGCTGGCGTCGAAGGCCACGGGCTTTCCCATCGCCAAGATCGCCGCGAAGCTGGCCGTGGGCTACACGCTGGACGAGCTCGACAACGACATCACCAAGGTCACGCCCGCCTCGTTCGAGCCGACCATCGACTATGTCGTCACCAAGATCCCGCGCTTCGCCTTCGAGAAATTCCCCGGCTCCGAGCCCCTGCTGACGACGGCGATGAAATCGGTGGGCGAGGTCATGGCCATCGGGCGGACGTTCCACGAATCCATGCAGAAGGCGCTGGCTTCGATGGAGACCGGGCTGACCGGATTTGACGAAATTCAACTTTCGAACGATCCGGCTGCGATCAAGGCCGAACTGTCGCGCCAGACGCCGGATCGCATCCGCGTCATCGCCCAGGCGATGCGGCACGGCTTGTCCGATGACGACATCCATGCCGTGACCCGGTTCGATCCGTGGTTCCTGGCGCGGATCAGGGAAATCATCGACTTGGAGGCCGAGGTTCGCACGAACGGCCTGCCGGTCGAGGAGGACGGACTGCGCCGCCTCAAACAATACGGCTTCACCGACGCACGGCTCGCGACGCTGACCGGCCGGACCGAGGACAACGTGCGCCGCGCCCGCCAGAACCTCGGGGTCGTTGCACAATTCAAGCGGATCGACACCTGCGCCGCCGAGTTCGAGGCGCAGACGCCTTACATGTATTCGACCTACGAGACGCCCGTGATGGGCGAGGCCGAGTGCGAGAGCCGTCCGACGGACGCCAAGAAGGTCGTGATCCTGGGCGGCGGGCCGAACCGGATCGGGCAGGGAATCGAGTTCGACTATTGCTGCTGTCACGCCTGCTTCGCGCTGTCGGACCAGGGCTACGAGACGATCATGATCAACTGCAACCCGGAGACGGTGAGCACCGATTACGACACCTCCGACCGCCTCTATTTCGAGCCGCTGACCTTCGAGCACGTCATGGAGATCCTGCGCGTCGAGCAGGAGAACGGCACGCTGCACGGCGTCATCGTCCAGTTCGGCGGGCAGACGCCGCTGAAGCTGGCGAACGCGCTGCATGATGCGGGCATTCCGATCCTGGGCACCACGCCCGACGCCATCGACCTCGCCGAAGACCGCGAGCGCTTTTCGGCGCTCGTCCGCGACCTGGGGCTGAAGCAGCCCGAGAACGCCATCGCCCATTCGGATGCGGAGGCGCGGCTCCGGGCCGAGGATCTGGGCTATCCGCTGGTCATCCGGCCCTCCTACGTCCTCGGCGGTCGCGCGATGGAGATCGTCCGCGATACCGCGCAGCTGGAGCGGTATATCCGCGACGCGGTCGTGGTGTCGGGCGACAGTCCGGTCCTTCTCGACAGCTATCTCTCGGGCGCGATCGAGGTGGATGTGGACGCGCTCTCGGACGGGACGGACGTGCATGTCGCGGGGATCATGCAACATATCGAGGAGGCGGGCGTCCATTCGGGGGACAGTGCCTGCTGCCTGCCACCCCACACCCTGCCGGCGGAGGTGATCGCCACGATCCGCGAACAGACCGTGGCGCTGGCCCGGGCATTGCGCGTGGTCGGGCTGATGAACGTGCAATTCGCGGTGAAGGATGGCGAGGTCTACCTGATCGAGGTGAACCCCCGCGCGTCGCGCACCGTGCCCTTCGTGGCCAAGGCCGTGGATTCGGCCATCGCCAGCATCGCCGCGCGGCTCATGGCGGGCGAGCCGCTGTCGAACTTCCCGCTCCGCGACCCCTACCCCGCCGATGCCGAGATCGCGCATGTGCCCATGGGCGACACGATGATGCTGAGCCATCCGGACACGCCGTGGTTCTCGGTCAAGGAGGCGGTGCTGCCCTTTGCACGCTTCCCCGGTGTCGACACCCTGCTCGGTCCCGAGATGCGCTCCACCGGCGAAGTGATGGGTTGGGACCGCAGCTTCGCGCGCGCCTTCCTCAAGGCGCAGATGGGCGCGGGCGTGACGCTGCCCGAGGACGGGACGGTGTTTCTCTCGATCAAGGATGCCGACAAGACCGACCAGCTGGTCGAGACAGCGAGGCTCCTGCGCGAAATGGGCTTCGACATCCTCGCGACGGAAGGGACGGCGGCGTTCCTCGATGGGCATGGAATCGCCTCCGCGCGGGTCAACAAGGCCTATGAGGGCGGGCGCACCGTCGTGGACGTGATGAAGGACGGCGAGGTCGCGCTGGTGATGAACACCACCGAGGGCGCGCAGGCGGTCGAGGATTCGCGGTCGATGCGCAACGTCGCGCTGACGAGCCGTATCCCCTACTTCACCACCCTCTCGGGCGCGAATGCGGCGGCGCGCGCCATACATGCGGCGGCCGAGGGCGATGTCGAGGTCCGCTCGCTCCAGTAG
- a CDS encoding DUF2726 domain-containing protein, with product MFAALPSSFQRSRDRRVMSAATARLSGVDDLASVSLGVRSLVDEGRAALFGRLCELAHRHGLHVAPEVSLMAVFTIDGGAEGRGLSLRKALRSKRVDFLLVDGSARPVLALDCAGGDRWRDRALRRDRLKRRAFAQARIPWLVLCGAPDFAEEVDLIEDRIRARLAETGGGRSAA from the coding sequence ATGTTCGCCGCCCTGCCCTCGTCGTTCCAACGAAGCCGCGACCGGCGCGTCATGTCGGCGGCCACCGCCCGGCTGAGCGGGGTCGACGACCTTGCATCGGTCAGCCTTGGCGTGCGCTCGCTGGTGGATGAGGGGCGCGCGGCGCTGTTCGGGCGGCTTTGCGAGCTGGCGCATCGCCACGGTCTGCATGTCGCGCCCGAAGTGTCGCTGATGGCGGTCTTCACCATCGATGGCGGCGCCGAGGGGCGCGGCCTGAGCCTGCGCAAGGCACTGCGCAGCAAGCGGGTCGATTTCCTTCTGGTCGATGGATCGGCGCGCCCAGTCCTCGCCCTCGACTGCGCGGGCGGCGACCGCTGGCGCGACCGCGCGCTCCGGCGCGACCGGCTGAAGCGGCGCGCCTTCGCACAGGCGCGGATCCCGTGGCTGGTGCTGTGCGGCGCGCCCGATTTCGCCGAGGAGGTGGACCTGATCGAGGACCGCATCCGCGCGCGACTGGCCGAGACAGGGGGCGGCCGCAGCGCCGCGTGA